The Stieleria sp. JC731 genome has a segment encoding these proteins:
- a CDS encoding glycosyltransferase family 4 protein, which yields MNRSLKVACFIHSLSGGGAERVMAALADDLALRGHKITLVTLSDDGPQRRSTSPSVKRMCLNVKSNARGPLAKWRQVLKRQKGIATAIDSITPDAVLSFCDRMNIDVLMAKPLHRPPIVVCERSDPAAQSLGSVWGWLRSRTYRRAIRVVALTDAAKAFLAAFSQNVVVIPSAVKQPESSSCRDEAQANRRIVGAGRLEIEKGFDRLVDAFAIATAQHPEWSLHIYGEGSQRETLQRQIESLGLSARVELPGWVQPLGPALAQATMFCLSSRYEGFPSVLLEAMAMAIPTISVDCESGPRAIIQDKHDGLLIENDVTSLANAIKQLIENPDQREQLGRRGPDVLDRFGWQTMVDRYEQLLLDVVR from the coding sequence TTGAACAGATCACTCAAGGTCGCATGCTTCATCCACTCGTTATCTGGTGGCGGGGCAGAACGCGTCATGGCCGCACTCGCCGATGATTTGGCATTGCGTGGTCACAAAATCACGTTAGTCACGCTATCTGACGATGGCCCGCAACGGAGGTCGACAAGTCCGTCCGTCAAACGGATGTGCCTGAACGTCAAGTCCAATGCGCGCGGCCCTCTGGCCAAGTGGCGTCAGGTGCTGAAACGTCAGAAAGGTATTGCCACGGCAATCGACTCGATCACCCCTGATGCCGTTCTTTCGTTCTGCGACCGCATGAATATCGATGTGCTGATGGCAAAGCCATTGCATCGCCCGCCGATCGTTGTCTGTGAACGGAGTGATCCCGCGGCTCAGTCGCTCGGCTCGGTGTGGGGGTGGCTTCGAAGCCGCACTTACCGGCGTGCGATTCGTGTTGTCGCGTTGACAGACGCTGCGAAGGCGTTTCTGGCTGCTTTCTCTCAGAACGTGGTTGTCATTCCTTCGGCTGTAAAACAACCTGAAAGCTCGTCCTGTCGCGATGAAGCACAAGCGAACAGACGAATCGTCGGCGCAGGCCGACTAGAGATCGAAAAGGGCTTCGATCGACTGGTCGACGCCTTTGCGATTGCCACCGCCCAGCACCCAGAATGGTCACTGCACATTTACGGCGAAGGCTCACAGCGAGAAACCCTTCAGCGGCAAATCGAATCGCTCGGTCTTTCTGCTCGAGTCGAACTACCGGGATGGGTTCAACCTTTGGGCCCGGCCTTGGCTCAGGCCACCATGTTTTGTTTGTCCAGTCGGTACGAAGGATTCCCGTCTGTGTTGTTGGAAGCGATGGCGATGGCGATTCCAACCATTTCGGTGGACTGCGAAAGTGGGCCACGAGCGATCATTCAAGACAAGCATGACGGATTGCTGATCGAAAACGATGTCACTTCGTTGGCAAACGCCATCAAGCAGCTGATCGAAAATCCAGACCAACGTGAGCAACTGGGGCGTCGCGGCCCCGATGTTCTCGATCGTTTCGGTTGGCAAACGATGGTTGATCGATACGAACAGTTGCTGTTGGATGTCGTCCGCTGA
- a CDS encoding arylsulfatase, whose product MIQQLGLFAKQVISIGSCRNLRSNRGLIGGLLCITSILVSANHTIAAPPNIVFILADDLGYGELGCYGQEKIKTPNLDRLASEGVRFLDHYTGAPVCAPARCTLMTGQHLGHAEIRSNRDSGNGRVFPGQFPITADIVTIAEVLKGSGYKTGAFGKWGLGPSNTEGSPIKQGFDRFYGYNGQRNAHSYYPLFLDSDEREVRINKYPIPGHDSKPEGPVSADDYRSANYAPDLILQQALKFLDQNKDAPFFLYLPFVEPHVSMQPPQEWIDQYPESWDEENGVYRGDNGYLPHPRPRAAYAAMISDLDEHVGKVLDRLEKHALVNNTIVIFTSDNGPTHGGRNPKFHIGGAACTFFNSNGGLKGFKGSADEGGIRIPCIVRWPGYVHPGTTNSFPSYFPDWFPTLAEVAGAALPTAQTLDGISLVSLLEGQPTERAKPLIWNFNGYGGIVAVRDGKWKAIRRNVLRKNPGEWELYDLETDVTESNNLAEKHPEIVHRLEQAFLNDRTIEPDFPMPLFDKQTEKL is encoded by the coding sequence ATGATTCAGCAACTCGGTCTCTTTGCTAAACAAGTCATCTCGATCGGAAGCTGTAGGAACCTTCGCAGCAATCGGGGTTTGATCGGTGGTTTGCTCTGTATCACGAGCATCCTTGTATCAGCCAATCACACGATCGCTGCGCCTCCAAACATCGTATTTATTCTCGCCGATGACTTGGGCTATGGTGAACTCGGCTGCTACGGACAGGAGAAAATCAAAACTCCGAACCTCGATCGCTTGGCAAGTGAGGGTGTTCGATTTTTAGATCACTACACCGGAGCGCCAGTCTGTGCCCCGGCACGCTGCACACTGATGACCGGCCAACACTTGGGCCATGCCGAAATCCGCAGCAATCGAGATTCAGGAAATGGTCGAGTCTTTCCTGGGCAGTTTCCGATCACCGCCGATATCGTCACCATCGCCGAAGTCCTCAAAGGCTCGGGCTATAAAACAGGTGCGTTTGGCAAGTGGGGGCTGGGACCATCGAACACCGAAGGTTCTCCGATCAAACAGGGTTTCGATCGTTTCTATGGATACAACGGACAACGAAACGCGCACAGTTACTATCCGCTGTTCCTTGATAGTGACGAACGTGAAGTACGAATCAACAAATACCCGATCCCAGGACACGATTCAAAACCCGAGGGGCCTGTCAGCGCTGACGACTATCGCTCTGCCAACTATGCGCCGGACCTTATTTTGCAACAAGCATTGAAGTTCCTCGATCAAAACAAAGACGCACCGTTCTTTCTGTACTTGCCATTCGTTGAACCACACGTGTCGATGCAACCGCCGCAAGAATGGATCGACCAATACCCTGAATCTTGGGACGAAGAAAACGGTGTTTACCGAGGTGACAACGGATACCTTCCTCACCCCAGACCACGTGCCGCCTATGCCGCAATGATCTCCGATCTTGACGAGCACGTCGGAAAAGTCCTCGACCGACTTGAGAAACATGCGTTGGTTAACAACACGATCGTGATCTTTACATCGGACAATGGACCGACTCACGGCGGACGAAATCCAAAGTTTCATATCGGTGGTGCGGCATGCACCTTTTTCAATTCCAATGGTGGCTTAAAGGGCTTCAAGGGTAGCGCTGACGAAGGAGGCATCCGGATCCCCTGTATTGTTCGCTGGCCGGGTTACGTTCACCCAGGCACGACCAACAGTTTCCCGAGTTACTTCCCGGATTGGTTCCCCACATTAGCCGAAGTCGCGGGCGCTGCTTTGCCGACAGCGCAGACCCTTGATGGAATCAGTCTTGTTAGCCTTCTTGAAGGCCAGCCAACCGAGCGGGCGAAACCTTTGATTTGGAATTTCAATGGCTATGGCGGAATCGTCGCGGTACGAGATGGCAAATGGAAAGCAATTCGCCGAAACGTGCTGCGTAAAAATCCGGGCGAGTGGGAACTGTATGACCTAGAAACGGATGTCACCGAGTCGAATAATTTGGCTGAGAAGCATCCTGAAATTGTTCATCGGCTCGAACAAGCGTTTCTGAATGATCGAACGATCGAACCCGACTTCCCGATGCCTCTGTTTGACAAGCAGACCGAGAAACTTTAG
- the bcp gene encoding thioredoxin-dependent thiol peroxidase has translation MADWLEPGTKAPAFTLKDDAGNKVKLSDLKGNPVVLYFYPRDDTPGCTKEACAFRDRYDEMKALGAQLFGVSADTAESHAAFREKYSLPFPLLVDEKHAMLEKYGAWREKNMYGKISMGIQRSTYLLDAEGKVVKVWKRVKVDGHDQKVIEAITELTEK, from the coding sequence ATGGCTGATTGGTTGGAACCGGGCACGAAAGCCCCTGCATTCACTTTGAAAGATGACGCGGGTAACAAGGTCAAGCTGAGCGATCTTAAAGGCAACCCCGTCGTCCTGTATTTCTACCCCCGCGATGACACGCCGGGCTGTACGAAAGAGGCTTGCGCGTTCCGAGATCGATACGACGAGATGAAAGCACTTGGAGCTCAGCTTTTTGGAGTCAGCGCAGACACCGCCGAGAGCCATGCCGCGTTTCGCGAAAAGTATTCTTTGCCGTTCCCGTTGCTAGTCGATGAAAAGCACGCGATGCTCGAAAAGTACGGAGCGTGGCGTGAGAAAAACATGTACGGCAAAATATCCATGGGCATCCAAAGAAGTACCTACCTGCTGGATGCGGAAGGCAAGGTTGTCAAGGTTTGGAAACGCGTCAAAGTTGACGGTCACGACCAGAAAGTCATCGAGGCGATAACTGAGTTGACTGAAAAGTAG
- a CDS encoding patatin-like phospholipase family protein → MSTASFVNAGAKHANVILNHDPSPGVVVAMGGGGARGLAHLGAMEAIGGAGVRTERIVGVSIGSLMGSLCAIDLDIKRVQAKAIELLHSPIFSGKCRGLMDDAEKVSKRKADQSESSTPLDWFATWYRRLEKMMRHGHRLSKIMSGPAMMSNALLNEAIESLIPDIDIRETNCPLSIVAADLKSGHRVVIESGSLRRAILASMSIPGFFPPIQWDGMLLTDIGVLDSIPVLVAQSYGLPTIAIDVGSNLRSGDSFGTTVDVMLRMEELGEAICRRHALALADVVIRPDVGEFPWYDFTTPEQLIDLGRNAGKRSEVSLKQFSQSS, encoded by the coding sequence ATGAGTACAGCAAGCTTCGTCAATGCCGGAGCAAAACATGCAAACGTGATTTTGAATCATGACCCAAGCCCCGGTGTTGTCGTTGCGATGGGGGGCGGAGGGGCGCGGGGACTCGCTCATCTCGGGGCCATGGAGGCGATCGGCGGTGCAGGGGTTCGAACCGAGCGCATCGTGGGTGTCAGCATCGGCAGTCTGATGGGTAGCCTTTGTGCGATCGATCTAGACATCAAGCGGGTGCAGGCCAAAGCGATCGAACTGCTGCATTCGCCGATCTTTTCTGGTAAGTGTCGCGGATTGATGGATGACGCCGAAAAGGTCAGCAAACGAAAAGCCGATCAATCGGAATCGTCAACGCCGTTGGATTGGTTTGCGACTTGGTATCGGCGGCTCGAAAAAATGATGCGCCACGGCCATCGTCTTTCGAAAATCATGTCAGGCCCGGCGATGATGTCCAACGCGCTACTCAACGAAGCGATCGAGAGTCTGATTCCCGATATTGATATTCGCGAGACCAACTGTCCACTTAGCATTGTTGCGGCGGATTTAAAAAGTGGACATCGTGTCGTGATCGAATCAGGGTCGCTACGTCGCGCGATCCTCGCATCAATGTCCATTCCGGGGTTCTTTCCACCGATCCAGTGGGACGGAATGCTGCTAACAGATATTGGGGTACTCGATTCGATCCCTGTCTTGGTCGCCCAGTCCTACGGCCTGCCAACGATTGCGATCGACGTCGGCAGCAACCTGCGAAGCGGCGACTCCTTTGGCACCACCGTTGATGTGATGCTACGAATGGAAGAGTTGGGCGAAGCGATCTGCCGGCGGCACGCACTGGCGCTCGCCGATGTTGTGATTCGACCGGACGTGGGTGAGTTTCCCTGGTACGACTTTACGACACCCGAACAACTGATCGACCTTGGACGGAACGCCGGAAAACGATCCGAGGTGTCGTTAAAACAATTCAGTCAAAGCTCTTAG
- a CDS encoding acyl-CoA dehydrogenase family protein, translating into MSLDFEPTLNPATETSLPATSPPEPVSKVPETRKAGKKGSDAGSESFAEVALRLGGASADEAQRTGVIDTADDQVEDLFAEQYKTVNSPVHRAVWDNDVDTNLFNSQKDPDDNDVVRVVTKSLEVVCKAKEDGTLYNDKGKLSTKVFGQLGAAGYWGLLVGKEYGGSGASMRQFTRMITKMAMVDPTVAGLASVHGCIGAVDPVRSFGTDEQKRRFLPGLADGRRLSAFALTEPGAGSDLTALKTTARLEGDHYVVNGEKLFITNSDFGRTIGLVCKIDGVPSVLIAELPQLETEHFHFNRYGLYALRRAENNGLVFKNFRIPVENRLHPTHGDGLTIAYHGLNLGRVSLCANAAGTMRMMMAEMLPWASFRSTYGQAIDRRELVQRRVGYLAGLIVAADALTQWCAELLDEGYRGEMECIIAKIFGSEAQKEAAIELFMKTHGGRSFLHGHLFGDNVHDFLAPCIYEGEGEMLAMAFFKSLVKDHGKKFFEPIGRALHDLGVSAPNLANPKHLWALRGPMTSYTQWYSGKRLLSSHWEDEDVLRDIDMSLLKHVRFAQQYLSGSGIRISDAMRKYQLKLADRQCRMSALSSQVQDAVTVLVTALFASRQDDKVTRIAADAICRHLRRRINGGLPTDSDFRQLTQLGKQIADEGWNELDGTMPGPIMQSYQS; encoded by the coding sequence ATGAGTCTTGATTTCGAACCGACATTGAACCCTGCAACAGAAACGTCGCTCCCGGCGACATCACCACCGGAACCGGTCTCGAAAGTGCCCGAGACACGCAAGGCCGGGAAAAAAGGTTCCGACGCCGGCTCAGAATCTTTCGCCGAAGTCGCACTGCGTTTGGGCGGAGCTTCTGCAGACGAAGCCCAACGTACCGGTGTCATCGATACGGCGGATGATCAAGTCGAAGACCTTTTCGCAGAACAATACAAAACGGTCAACAGCCCCGTCCATCGCGCCGTGTGGGACAACGACGTCGATACCAATTTGTTTAATTCGCAAAAGGATCCCGACGACAACGACGTCGTCCGTGTCGTCACGAAGTCCCTGGAAGTCGTCTGCAAAGCCAAAGAGGACGGCACACTTTACAACGACAAAGGCAAATTGAGCACCAAGGTGTTTGGGCAATTGGGCGCCGCCGGATACTGGGGCCTTTTAGTCGGCAAGGAATACGGCGGCAGTGGCGCCAGCATGAGACAGTTCACAAGGATGATCACCAAGATGGCGATGGTTGACCCGACGGTCGCGGGACTCGCGTCAGTCCATGGATGCATCGGAGCTGTTGACCCCGTACGTTCATTCGGTACGGACGAACAGAAACGCCGCTTTCTGCCAGGTCTAGCCGACGGCAGGCGATTGTCTGCTTTCGCGCTAACCGAACCGGGTGCGGGTAGCGACCTGACCGCCCTGAAAACGACGGCTCGCCTTGAAGGCGATCACTATGTCGTCAACGGCGAAAAGCTTTTCATCACAAACTCTGACTTCGGTCGAACGATCGGTCTGGTTTGCAAAATCGATGGAGTTCCCAGCGTCCTCATCGCCGAACTGCCTCAACTGGAAACCGAACATTTTCACTTCAATCGCTATGGCCTTTACGCCTTGCGGCGAGCAGAAAACAACGGTTTGGTATTTAAGAACTTCCGGATTCCAGTCGAAAACCGACTTCATCCGACGCACGGCGATGGGTTAACGATCGCGTATCACGGTTTGAATCTCGGCCGCGTCTCGCTTTGTGCGAATGCCGCAGGGACGATGCGAATGATGATGGCCGAGATGCTGCCCTGGGCGTCGTTTCGATCGACCTATGGACAAGCGATCGACCGTCGCGAATTGGTGCAACGGAGGGTCGGCTATCTGGCAGGCTTGATCGTCGCTGCCGACGCACTTACACAATGGTGTGCCGAGCTTCTAGACGAAGGCTACCGCGGTGAAATGGAATGTATCATTGCCAAAATCTTTGGCAGTGAAGCTCAGAAAGAAGCCGCGATCGAACTGTTCATGAAGACTCATGGTGGGCGATCGTTCCTTCACGGCCATTTATTCGGCGACAACGTTCACGACTTCCTCGCCCCGTGCATCTACGAAGGCGAAGGTGAAATGTTGGCAATGGCGTTCTTCAAATCGCTTGTCAAAGATCACGGGAAAAAGTTCTTTGAACCGATCGGTCGGGCGCTTCATGATTTAGGAGTCAGTGCGCCAAACCTGGCCAACCCGAAACACCTTTGGGCATTGCGTGGTCCGATGACCAGCTACACCCAGTGGTACTCCGGCAAACGTCTGCTTTCATCCCATTGGGAAGACGAAGACGTATTGCGTGACATCGATATGTCGTTGCTTAAACATGTTCGGTTCGCACAACAATATTTGTCCGGCAGTGGAATCCGGATCAGTGATGCGATGCGGAAGTACCAGCTAAAGCTTGCCGACCGCCAATGCCGCATGTCAGCGCTGTCGTCCCAAGTGCAAGATGCGGTCACGGTATTGGTAACCGCGTTGTTCGCATCGCGACAAGACGACAAGGTCACGCGCATTGCTGCCGATGCGATTTGCCGCCATCTAAGAAGACGGATTAACGGAGGCTTGCCGACGGACTCTGATTTTCGGCAATTGACACAATTGGGTAAACAGATCGCCGACGAAGGCTGGAACGAATTGGATGGCACAATGCCTGGCCCAATCATGCAGTCATACCAATCGTAA
- a CDS encoding 3-hydroxyacyl-CoA dehydrogenase NAD-binding domain-containing protein has protein sequence MNKPTYETLSVNCDDAGVVRIVIDVRGRPINIINADVMRDLDAAITEIEQRDDIKLVVFKSGKESGFFAGADVSVIESILNKGDAEQLLLTGQRLFARIENLPVPTLTEIHGPCLGGGLELALACDYRIARDNSSTKIGLPEIKLGLIPGWGGTQRLPRCVGLKNALKMILKGLHLSAREAASIGLVDKAVEPDQWRDELIATIAQLTTGNKVGGTTAIRRTVTNRLQGNEFVRKQIIAVTEQSIAKQAEHFPALQSAIRAISESYRTDQRGYETERAEFKKLLFTPTCRNLLRLFFSRERARHLKTWAPNHSVAIHQEPIRSIGVIGGGVMGAGIAHNAAMRGFPSVIKEVNSRTVEAANSRVDSLVKSYAKHKQLDPLQTEKLRSSIMVSENIADTTKADCVIEAIIERMEVKKSVLREIEDNVSNSAIIATNTSALSVTEMATVLRQPSRFAGLHFFNPVERMELVEVVRGKETSDATIAKLVSFVKALGKTPIVTQDSPGFLVNRILFPYLGEAVLMVQQGFDVKTIDAEMKAFGMPMGPLRLLDKVGLDVALHVAGTLSATMSAAGTVSDILGNLVGRGDLGSKSGSGFYLYKGKRAIPRSGRKLVSYFVQPPASIDFIEDGLTDIQRRLAYPMLLEATRCLSERVVDQEWAIDLAMVLGTGFAPQLGGPMQVISQIGRTHFQANLARLALQLGERFEDIDGAISVAADNPPLLRQGNSHES, from the coding sequence ATGAACAAACCAACGTACGAAACCTTGTCTGTCAATTGCGATGATGCCGGTGTCGTTCGGATCGTCATCGATGTTCGCGGACGTCCGATTAATATCATCAACGCCGATGTGATGCGAGACCTTGACGCGGCGATCACAGAAATCGAACAACGCGACGACATCAAGCTGGTCGTCTTTAAGAGCGGAAAAGAAAGTGGTTTCTTTGCCGGTGCCGACGTGTCCGTGATCGAAAGCATTTTGAACAAAGGCGACGCGGAACAGTTGCTGCTGACCGGTCAAAGACTTTTTGCACGGATCGAGAATCTGCCCGTGCCGACGCTGACAGAGATCCATGGTCCCTGTTTGGGAGGCGGATTAGAGCTCGCGCTCGCATGTGACTACCGAATCGCCCGCGACAACAGCAGTACCAAAATCGGCTTGCCAGAAATCAAGCTCGGATTGATTCCGGGCTGGGGCGGAACACAGCGTTTACCACGCTGCGTCGGTTTAAAAAACGCTTTGAAGATGATCCTCAAAGGCCTCCACTTGTCCGCTCGTGAAGCCGCTTCGATCGGATTGGTCGACAAAGCCGTCGAGCCTGACCAATGGCGTGATGAATTGATCGCGACGATTGCGCAGTTGACGACCGGAAACAAAGTAGGCGGAACTACGGCGATTCGCAGGACGGTCACCAATCGATTGCAAGGAAACGAGTTCGTCCGCAAGCAGATAATTGCGGTGACCGAACAATCTATTGCGAAACAGGCTGAGCATTTCCCTGCACTGCAGTCGGCAATCCGGGCCATTTCGGAATCCTATCGAACGGATCAACGTGGGTACGAAACCGAACGTGCCGAATTTAAGAAACTGCTATTCACGCCGACGTGCCGCAACCTGTTGCGACTGTTCTTTTCAAGAGAACGTGCGCGGCATCTGAAGACCTGGGCCCCGAACCATTCTGTTGCCATCCACCAAGAACCGATTCGCAGCATCGGCGTCATCGGTGGCGGTGTGATGGGTGCCGGCATTGCACACAATGCGGCGATGCGTGGTTTCCCCTCGGTCATCAAAGAAGTCAATTCTCGTACGGTCGAGGCGGCAAATTCGCGAGTCGATTCGCTTGTTAAAAGCTATGCAAAACACAAACAGTTAGATCCGCTGCAAACGGAAAAACTGCGTTCGTCGATCATGGTCAGCGAGAACATTGCTGACACCACAAAAGCCGACTGCGTTATCGAAGCGATCATCGAAAGGATGGAAGTAAAGAAGTCCGTCCTGCGAGAAATCGAAGACAACGTCAGCAACTCCGCCATCATCGCGACGAATACTTCAGCCCTGTCTGTGACCGAAATGGCCACGGTACTTCGACAGCCTTCGCGATTCGCAGGTCTGCACTTTTTCAATCCGGTCGAACGGATGGAATTGGTCGAAGTCGTTCGTGGAAAGGAAACCAGCGATGCGACCATTGCCAAACTGGTTTCGTTTGTAAAAGCACTCGGCAAGACACCGATCGTGACTCAGGATTCCCCGGGATTCTTAGTCAATCGGATCTTGTTCCCTTACCTTGGCGAAGCTGTGTTGATGGTGCAACAAGGTTTCGATGTTAAAACCATTGACGCCGAGATGAAAGCGTTTGGTATGCCGATGGGACCGCTGCGTCTTTTGGACAAAGTTGGCTTGGACGTTGCCCTTCACGTCGCGGGAACACTTTCGGCGACGATGTCCGCTGCAGGAACCGTCTCCGACATCCTAGGGAATCTTGTCGGTCGAGGTGACTTGGGAAGCAAATCGGGAAGCGGATTCTATTTGTACAAGGGAAAACGCGCGATCCCACGATCGGGGCGAAAACTTGTCAGCTACTTCGTTCAACCGCCCGCCTCAATCGACTTCATCGAAGACGGACTCACCGACATACAACGTCGGCTCGCCTATCCGATGCTTCTAGAAGCAACGCGATGTCTTTCCGAACGTGTGGTCGATCAGGAATGGGCGATCGATCTGGCAATGGTGCTTGGGACAGGCTTTGCGCCACAGTTGGGTGGACCGATGCAAGTGATCTCGCAAATCGGGCGCACTCATTTCCAAGCCAACCTTGCCCGCCTTGCCCTACAGCTAGGCGAACGATTCGAGGACATCGACGGCGCGATCAGCGTCGCCGCTGACAATCCACCACTCTTGCGTCAGGGGAATAGCCATGAGTCTTGA
- a CDS encoding thiolase family protein: protein MNSQMPLAIIEGVRTPMAKAFTSLASVSAVDLGTHVVSATLKRASQKSDDFNHRSVDEVIIGNVSGPPDAANIGRVIALSAGIPKDKIAHTVNRNCASGMESVISAWQSILLGRSNYVIAGGSESMSQIPLLVPPEAAKLWMRLAKCKTTLDRLKVLSQFRPKHFKPVVGVQLGLTDPVSRMNMGETAELLAREFSITRQEQDEFALRSHQRASAARKECFLSGEIAPYPLGSSTFEKDNGPRDEQSLEQLGKLKPFFDKSGTVTAGNSCPLTDGAAAMLVTDLETSLRFDQPLGYVTAYSIAGCDPHRMGLGPVYATAKLLRKTGLQLSDFDLVEINEAFAAQVLACQKASESKEFAQKELGRSQPLGIFADEKLNYHGGAIALGHPVGMTGTRLILTLLRSLRKLGGRRGLATLCVGGGQGVAMIVETELEG, encoded by the coding sequence ATGAATAGCCAAATGCCGCTTGCCATCATCGAAGGCGTCCGCACACCGATGGCCAAAGCGTTTACCTCACTCGCAAGTGTCTCGGCGGTCGACTTGGGAACCCACGTTGTGAGTGCAACCCTGAAACGGGCTTCACAAAAGTCAGACGACTTCAATCATCGATCCGTCGATGAAGTCATCATCGGCAACGTGTCCGGACCACCCGATGCGGCCAACATCGGACGAGTGATCGCGCTTTCGGCTGGGATACCTAAAGACAAGATCGCTCATACGGTCAATCGCAACTGCGCCTCGGGCATGGAGTCGGTCATCAGCGCGTGGCAGTCTATTTTATTGGGACGATCAAACTACGTCATTGCTGGCGGTAGCGAATCGATGTCGCAGATACCGCTGTTGGTTCCGCCGGAAGCCGCGAAACTGTGGATGCGGTTGGCAAAGTGTAAAACCACGCTGGATCGTTTGAAGGTACTCAGTCAGTTCCGCCCCAAACACTTCAAACCTGTCGTCGGAGTCCAACTGGGATTAACCGATCCGGTCAGTCGAATGAATATGGGCGAAACGGCGGAACTGCTCGCTCGCGAATTTTCGATCACTCGACAAGAACAAGACGAGTTCGCACTTCGCAGCCATCAACGTGCGTCAGCAGCTCGCAAAGAATGTTTTCTTTCCGGCGAAATTGCACCGTATCCTCTCGGTTCATCGACATTCGAAAAGGACAACGGTCCGCGTGACGAACAGTCGCTCGAACAGCTCGGAAAGCTAAAACCGTTCTTCGACAAATCGGGCACCGTAACGGCGGGAAACAGTTGTCCATTGACCGATGGTGCGGCGGCAATGTTGGTCACCGACTTGGAAACGTCGCTACGTTTTGATCAACCGCTCGGATACGTCACCGCATACAGCATTGCCGGTTGCGATCCGCACCGGATGGGGCTTGGACCTGTTTATGCGACAGCCAAGCTGCTTCGAAAAACCGGGCTTCAGCTATCCGATTTTGACTTGGTCGAGATCAACGAAGCGTTTGCCGCTCAAGTTCTGGCATGTCAAAAAGCGTCTGAGTCGAAAGAGTTTGCGCAAAAAGAACTTGGGAGAAGTCAGCCCCTCGGGATCTTTGCTGACGAAAAGCTGAACTATCACGGAGGGGCGATCGCATTGGGGCACCCGGTCGGGATGACAGGGACCCGTTTAATCCTGACGCTGTTGCGTTCGCTTCGAAAGCTTGGCGGCCGCCGAGGCTTGGCAACGCTTTGCGTGGGAGGTGGACAAGGTGTCGCGATGATTGTTGAAACTGAACTCGAGGGCTGA